The Setaria italica strain Yugu1 chromosome IX, Setaria_italica_v2.0, whole genome shotgun sequence genome has a window encoding:
- the LOC101777432 gene encoding deoxyribodipyrimidine photo-lyase, with protein sequence MPPATAPASPAPVHPSRVRVLQPGGGRTTGPVVYWMLRDQRLADNWALLHAAGLAAASAPAAPIAIAFALFPRPFLLGARRRQLGFLLRGLQRLAADARARGLPFFLLEGGPAEVPALVRRLGASALVADFSPLRQVREALDAVASELQRDAADMAVHQVDAHNVVPVWAASGKLEYSAKTFRGKVSKVMDEYLVEYPELPALMPWDGEQSEDIYWDALIDRVCSEAENVPEIDWCEPGEAAALEVLLGSKDGFLTKRIKNYDMGRNDPTKPHALSCLSPYLHFGHISAQRCALEARKRRQLSPKSVDAFLEELLIRRELADNFCYYQPHYDSLAGAWEWARKTLMDHASDKREHIYTREQLENAKTSDPLWNASQLEMVHHGKMHGFMRMYWAKKILEWTSGPEEALSVAIYLNDKYHIDGRDPNGYVGCMWSICGLHDQGWKERPVFGKIRYMNYAGCKRKFNVDAYISYVKRLVAQAKKRKAEESPDTGKVKASRV encoded by the exons atgccgccggccaccgcgccggcgagccccgCCCCGGTACATCCATCCCGCGTGCGTGTCCTCCAACCGGGAGGGGGCCGTACGACGGGGCCAGTGGTGTACTGGATGCTGCGGGACCAGCGTCTTGCGGACAACTGggccctcctccacgccgccggcctcgccgctgcGTCCGCCCCCGCGGCTCCCATCGCCATCGCCTTCGCTCTGTTCCCGCGTCCCTTCCTcctcggcgcgcgccgccgccagctggggttcctcctccgcggcctccagcgcctcgccgccgacgcgcgcGCCCGAGGCCTCCCGTTCTTTCTCCTCGAGGGCGGGCCTGCGGAGGTGCCGGCGTTGGTTCGGCGGCTCGGAGCATCCGCGCTCGTTGCCGACTTCTCGCCGCTGCGGCAGGTGCGGGAGGCACTGGACGCCGTCGCCAGCGAGCTGCAGCGCGACGCCGCCGACATGGCCGTGCACCAG GTGGACGCACACAACGTGGTGCCCGTCTGGGCGGCGTCGGGGAAGCTGGAGTACTCGGCCAAAACCTTCAgaggcaaggtgagcaaggtgATGGACGAGTACCTGGTGGAGTACCCCGAGTTGCCGGCGTTGATGCCATGGGATGGTGAGCAGTCGGAGGATATTTACTGGGATGCGCTGATCGACAGGGTTTGCAG TGAGGCGGAGAATGTGCCAGAGATTGATTGGTGTGAGCCGGGGGAGGCAGCAGCGCTGGAGGTGCTTCTGGGGAGTAAGGACGGGTTCTTGACAAAGAGGATCAAGAACTATGACATGGGCCGGAATGATCCTACAAAGCCACATGCATTGTCGTGTCTTTCGCCATACTTGCATTTTGGGCACATTTCAGCACAGCGGTGTGCTCTGGAGGCAAGAAAACGCCGCCAACTTAGTCCAAAG TCAGTGGATGCATTCTTGGAGGAACTGCTAATAAGGAGGGAACTAGCTGACAACTTCTGCTATTACCAGCCTCACTATGATTCACTGGCTGGTGCATGGGAGTGGGCTAGAAAAACATTGATGGATCACGCCTCTGATAAAAGAGAGCATATCTATAC GAGGGAGCAGCTCGAGAATGCAAAAACATCTGATCCT CTGTGGAATGCATCGCAGTTGGAGATGGTGCACCATGGAAAAATGCATGGATTCATGCG AATGTATTGGGCCAAAAAGATTCTAGAATGGACCAGTGGACCTGAAGAAGCACTTTCAGTAGCAATATATTTGAATGACAAG TATCATATAGATGGCAGGGACCCCAATGGCTATGTTGGTTGCATGTGGTCTATATGTGGCCTCCACGATCAG GGTTGGAAGGAGCGTCCAGTATTTGGAAAGATACGTTACATGAATTATGCTGGTTGCAAGAGAAAATTCAACGTTGATGCTTACATTTCATATGTTAAAAGATTGGTTGCTCaggccaagaagaggaaggccgagGAATCTCCAGATACAGGGAAGGTCAAAGCGTCCAGAGTCTGA
- the LOC101754883 gene encoding probable inactive leucine-rich repeat receptor kinase XIAO: MEAWSGGGGVGRAGEGDNGGGGGLRATQGGGPWGPSSSCSRSISVVFLDPRSAAATVRSRLPHPPIRPAARLETESRNRGCIEMESEHILVRAAGAGGAFPAHCNWTGVACDGASHVTSIQLLETGLRGTLTSFLGNISTLQVLDLTSNRFGGAVPPQLGRLGELEQLVLYDNNFTDGIPPELGDPRSLQLLDLGNNTLHSGIPGRLCNCSVMWAFGAVNNNLTGALPDCIGDLSNLRFLVLFNNGLDGDLPPSFAKLTQMEALDLSSGATYFSVSKSSLVEFLVFRCLDFWLLLLELDLAALLCAFAQKLLKLHF; this comes from the coding sequence ATGGAGgcgtggagcggcggcggcggcgtggggagggcCGGTGAAGGGGAcaacggcgggggcgggggcttGCGGGCGACGCAGGGTGGAGGCCCATGGGGTCCCTCCAGTTCGTGTTCTCGCTCGATCTCGGTGGTATTTCTTGATCCCCGCTCCGCAGCGGCCACAGTTCGCTCTCGGTTGCCTCACCCGCCGATTCGGCCCGCCGCGCGCTTGGAGACGGAATCAAGAAATAGAGGCTGCATCGAGATGGAATCGGAACATATACTGGTGCGGGCAGCCGGTGCCGGTGGCGCCTTCCCGGCGCACTGCAACTGGACCGGCGTGGCCTGCGACGGCGCCAGCCACGTCACGTCCATCCAGCTCCTGGAGACCGGGCTCCGGGGCACGCTCACATCGTTCCTTGGCAACATCTCGACGCTGCAGGTCCTCGACCTGACATCGAACCGCTTCGGTGGTGCCGTGCCGCCGCAGCTCGGCCGCCTCGGCGAGCTCGAGCAGCTCGTACTGTACGACAACAACTTCACCGACGgcatcccgccggagctcggcgaCCCGAGGAGCCTGCAGCTACTGGACCTCGGCAACAACACGCTCCACAGCGGCATCCCCGGCCGCCTCTGCAACTGCTCGGTGATGTGGGCGTTTGGCGCGGTGAacaacaacctcaccggcgcGCTTCCTGACTGCATTGGCGATTTGTCCAACCTCAGATTTCTGGTGCTCTTCAACAACGGTCTCGACGGCGACCTGCCGCCATCCTTCGCGAAGCTCACGCAGATGGAGGCGCTGGACCTCAGTTCCGGTGCCACATATTTTTCTGTCAGCAAAAGCTCCCTCGTCGAATTTCTGGTTTTCCGCTGTTTAGATTTCTGGCTTCTGCTCTTGGAGCTTGATCTGGCAGCTCTGCTCTGTGCCTTTGCTCAAAAGCTCTTGAAGCTTCACTTCTGA